A DNA window from Anaerocolumna sp. AGMB13020 contains the following coding sequences:
- a CDS encoding SDR family NAD(P)-dependent oxidoreductase, with translation MSGSSRKEDRPSGSVHRAEDNKNSSAGYMLNYYEEQWSEKKPEKSLENNKAVGTEIILIFGVKELQVSIDSNIADRDHIVTVYEGGRYQSLSGKEYEVNPHNQEDYRKLLKDIKEKGLKIKNLLYFWALKSEGVDQAVLQKLIKGEKSAFDIETSCMSEEVEYLFLVLTSIIQAGMTHFSKMLVFTHKDERQTNPFHEIIANYGKSTGFLLPEIGFSTIHISDVQKINDVINDELSCSYSEPEVFYTKGKRYIKTYHKLTAPFFEKADIRPGSVFLITGGAGKLGMLFAKYLTEEYKVNLVLVGRSDLDDKKKAMLEELKETGSQVLYQKADVTSKSQMQKVIHETKKKFGALSGVIHAAGLVSDKLISQKGYEEFHTIIQVKMLGTIVLDELTKNEPLDYFFLFSSTSSIIGDFGQCDYSIGNRFLDCYQEHRRSLKENGLRSGKTITINWPLWENGGMHQDKDAENLYLQTAGLSYLKDSDGLRAFKEILALNRGQAIVFCGYPHKVDQILRFSEGTHLKANLNAHKQSEQNHEAIFPQGTQNRKDETLEHSLEADIRTIAADILKVKVKDIESNLNFGDFGFDSISLKILVKRLGEKYNLALSPTILFSASTIKGLADYILNNFFEAVDRYYERTGTKEGLKEATGYKNEIAETEPSKTLNSKVRTGTVPTEETNRKATNRKEASRKDTEREELNKEELNKEELNKEQLNKEEAEREVRFSHKRYLTPFKNHTQELAVKYRRDNQEQMPYEPIAIIGAEGIFPGSNDLNDFWDNLKEGRDLITEIPPDRWDWKEYYSEDRLAKNKATSKCGGFIKEVDKFDAPFFNISPMEAELMDPQQRLLLQTVWKVTEDAGYKASELSGKSVGVYIGVQFNDYQELLQESDEMKPQIVTGNSHAVLANRISYFMNFKGPSEAIDTACSGSLVAIHHAVKSLQRGESEMAVAGGVSLMLSPKTFLSASKLGVLSPDNHCKTFDESANGYVRGEGIGVILLKPLKQAIKDRDNIYAVIRGSAQNHGGRANSLTAPNSDSQAEVLMAAYRDAGIDPASVTYIEAHGTGTELGDPVEIEGLKKAFRELGKKYKKTINGPNCGLGSVKTNIGHLEPAAGIAGIIKVILAMRYHTLPASINFHKLNPYINFENSPFYIVSETKEWLPLEDLQGNRIPRRGGVSSFGFGGANAHVVLEEYKKEELQKAAEEAQIIILSARSEGNLKQYATDLLKAVNTYGNDSLCLANISFTLQTGREEMNERLAFVANNLEELRNSLNQYIRGERSKDLLSSNTKKTRENYELLARDEDAAVMVEQWISKRKLIQLAKLWVTGYEINWKLLHNPNTVQRISLPTYPFTKESHWLPITSMKTTNKELAALIDRAEYLRSFDGEIIFSKELKLQEAIVRDHIINGQNIFPGVGYMEMAYQAASIIFNSRDIEICKLFWLSPLILNKSAVKIVISLKKEEEKLIFEIKEAVNGSNALVYVKGELHKKAEESDSDQFISLEAIKQRCSQRIKGEELYRHYENDGISYGAYFKGIKEVYLNDREVLGIIQIPDNSGPDLKTYTLHPALLDSALQTISCIAGAEGKINLPFAVERFEIRKPLKPVMYTYVRAAGNNSYEISLISETGEICARFHKYVLKEIRSKAPDIFYQPVWRKSSVSRDTQKKIGDEVLAAHETAVIIYTKEGKPVADRIAEKHGKAIRVLLGEKNNKIAEDYWEVKYDASEALGEIIKKINERKLIYFLGGIQLKPLKADDLEAVRESQEKGVISLFRLIKALESSKYSKQTVDLKILTNNIYPVNNSPVILPAASSIHGFVKSLAKEYTKYRITTIDIDLLTSRETDKKEVLSEINANPDKLTSENLTVNSLTEENLATVLLPIFSEAFNPNGETVVFREGERYERRIEPLQIPLVTQSVLKEKGVYVILGGAGGIGLILSRYLSKTVKAKLFLIGRSVLSENGKNTIREIESLGGTVHYYQADITDKESLEAAIREVKAVCGNRINGVFHSAMVSADKLIYKMTEEDFKTAFSPKVYGSVALYSVFQKEALDFMAFFSSTSSQIGMPGQSNYVSGLNFKDNFASYIQKKLPYPVKIFNWGYWGIGSGEQTEFRERMKKTGIQAIEPIEGMEIVERVLSANEKQVFILKAENKVLKQMGITSDKAHAGAAIASRQVFQSEIRNSAGNGEGTEISLQNKLKAGEYPAEEELLTVKEFLRDYLSTIIANNLKCEKEGIENRTSFQEYGIDSILGFQIYGDLEESFGDIPTTLFLDNDNIDELVVFFLQNKEDRVHQLYYQCNNSQSDNSQSNSSQCNNSQSNERQSSGMRNNKSQDNSWTNTTQGNTESVKKVNQEIVKSKLNDFLQETIAEILKCNKASIEPQLSFEEFGIDSILGFQLLAALEASFEDLPATLFLDNTNVEELAEFLLLNYSQKVKSMFWEDSYESESQALTGRSKVREAEVGSRKSTTETEYIDSRELTAETDEMYGRMLTAETDEMYGRIQTAETDDVYSRELTAETDDIYGRELTAETEDMYGRELTVETDDINSRELTAETDEMYGRIQTAETDDIYGRELTVETDEMYGRIQTAETDDTYSRELKAETNDIYGRELTAETDDIYGRELTAETDDIYGEKPRTESQETITEKKLTQPVGIKELRFSDLVKEKSKDIKLPIDLESFLVEVEDNTKIEVSIKGKGEPILIIPGLAVTTVISSYQFIELSSKYQVIGINLPGHGRSDGIDDLSFKGISEILIKVLEKLEIRQQLHVVGGSYGGIIAQNIALKYPARVKTLTLIGSITATKFEGVAQVFSFTEAVSKDFEAVKQNAISSDVIQNIDYYFDLYKHSQSTNSPVLLKYLELMKIKMTTREVLEQITVPTLVIVGAVDTVVETEESRLIHSKVRDSQYIEIADGGHFIHLTHHELVSNAILVFLEKYK, from the coding sequence ATGTCAGGAAGCAGCAGAAAAGAAGATAGACCGTCAGGCAGTGTTCACAGAGCAGAGGATAATAAAAACTCTTCTGCCGGATATATGTTGAATTATTATGAAGAGCAATGGAGTGAGAAAAAACCTGAGAAAAGCCTTGAGAATAATAAAGCAGTAGGAACGGAGATTATTTTAATCTTTGGGGTGAAGGAACTCCAGGTAAGTATCGACAGTAATATAGCAGACAGAGACCATATCGTAACTGTATACGAAGGAGGCAGGTATCAGAGCCTTAGCGGAAAGGAGTATGAAGTTAATCCGCACAACCAGGAGGACTATAGAAAACTTCTGAAGGATATAAAAGAGAAGGGTCTTAAAATAAAGAACCTCCTTTATTTCTGGGCGCTAAAATCCGAAGGTGTGGATCAGGCTGTCCTTCAAAAACTGATCAAAGGAGAGAAGTCTGCCTTCGATATTGAAACCTCCTGTATGTCGGAAGAGGTCGAATATCTTTTTCTGGTTCTAACAAGCATAATACAGGCAGGAATGACGCATTTCTCTAAAATGCTTGTATTTACCCATAAGGATGAAAGGCAAACGAATCCTTTTCATGAGATTATAGCCAATTATGGAAAATCCACCGGTTTTCTTCTGCCGGAAATAGGTTTCTCAACGATACATATCAGTGATGTACAGAAAATAAATGATGTTATAAATGATGAATTGTCATGTTCCTATTCTGAACCGGAAGTTTTTTATACAAAAGGCAAGAGGTACATAAAAACCTATCATAAATTAACGGCTCCTTTCTTTGAAAAGGCGGATATAAGACCAGGCTCAGTTTTTTTAATCACAGGGGGAGCGGGAAAGCTGGGGATGTTATTTGCCAAATACTTAACAGAGGAATACAAGGTTAATCTGGTGTTGGTCGGACGTTCTGATTTAGATGATAAAAAGAAGGCTATGTTGGAGGAACTTAAAGAAACAGGAAGCCAGGTCTTATATCAAAAAGCAGATGTCACCAGCAAAAGCCAGATGCAGAAGGTAATCCACGAAACAAAAAAGAAGTTTGGGGCACTGAGTGGTGTAATTCATGCCGCAGGTTTGGTAAGTGATAAGCTGATTTCCCAAAAAGGGTACGAGGAATTTCATACAATCATACAGGTGAAAATGCTTGGAACCATTGTATTAGATGAGCTGACAAAAAATGAACCACTGGATTATTTTTTCCTTTTCTCCTCTACCTCATCGATTATCGGAGACTTTGGACAATGCGATTATTCCATAGGGAACCGGTTCCTTGACTGCTATCAGGAGCATAGGCGGTCTTTAAAGGAAAATGGCTTACGATCCGGAAAAACCATAACCATAAACTGGCCCTTATGGGAAAACGGAGGAATGCATCAGGACAAGGACGCGGAAAATCTATATCTGCAAACTGCGGGACTAAGCTATCTAAAGGACTCCGACGGCCTAAGGGCATTTAAGGAAATACTGGCTCTGAACAGAGGACAGGCAATTGTATTCTGCGGATACCCACATAAGGTTGATCAAATCTTAAGGTTTAGTGAGGGTACTCACCTGAAAGCAAATCTGAATGCACATAAGCAGTCAGAACAAAACCATGAAGCAATATTTCCCCAAGGGACACAGAATAGAAAAGACGAAACGTTGGAGCATTCTCTGGAAGCGGATATAAGAACCATCGCAGCGGATATACTAAAGGTTAAGGTAAAAGATATTGAGAGCAATCTTAACTTTGGGGATTTTGGTTTTGATTCAATTTCCTTAAAGATTTTGGTAAAAAGGCTTGGAGAGAAATATAACCTTGCTTTATCACCGACCATATTATTTTCTGCCAGCACCATAAAAGGCCTGGCGGATTATATTCTAAATAATTTTTTTGAGGCAGTAGATAGGTATTATGAGCGGACAGGGACGAAGGAAGGCTTGAAGGAAGCAACTGGATATAAAAATGAAATTGCGGAAACAGAACCTAGCAAAACATTGAACAGCAAAGTAAGAACCGGAACTGTGCCAACAGAAGAAACAAACAGAAAAGCAACAAACAGAAAAGAAGCAAGCAGAAAAGATACAGAGCGAGAAGAATTAAACAAAGAAGAATTAAACAAAGAAGAATTGAACAAAGAACAATTAAACAAAGAAGAAGCAGAACGAGAAGTAAGATTCAGTCATAAGCGGTATTTGACACCTTTTAAAAATCATACGCAGGAGCTTGCTGTCAAATATCGTAGGGATAATCAAGAGCAAATGCCCTATGAACCCATTGCAATCATAGGCGCTGAAGGAATATTTCCCGGTTCAAATGATTTAAACGACTTCTGGGATAATCTAAAGGAAGGCAGGGATCTGATTACAGAAATTCCCCCTGACCGATGGGATTGGAAAGAGTATTATAGTGAGGACCGTCTGGCAAAAAACAAAGCAACGTCCAAATGCGGCGGTTTTATCAAGGAGGTTGATAAGTTTGATGCTCCTTTTTTTAATATATCCCCGATGGAAGCGGAACTTATGGATCCTCAGCAGCGCCTGCTTCTTCAGACGGTCTGGAAAGTAACCGAAGATGCAGGATATAAGGCCTCGGAATTATCGGGAAAATCAGTCGGTGTTTATATTGGGGTTCAGTTCAATGATTATCAGGAATTGCTGCAGGAATCGGATGAAATGAAACCTCAGATAGTAACCGGTAACTCTCATGCGGTCTTAGCTAACAGAATATCCTATTTTATGAATTTTAAAGGACCAAGTGAAGCCATTGATACTGCCTGCTCCGGCAGCCTCGTTGCAATCCACCATGCGGTTAAGTCACTGCAAAGAGGAGAAAGTGAAATGGCCGTAGCTGGTGGTGTAAGTTTGATGCTTTCTCCTAAAACCTTTTTAAGCGCCAGTAAATTAGGCGTCTTATCTCCCGATAACCATTGTAAAACCTTTGATGAAAGTGCCAATGGCTACGTAAGAGGAGAAGGTATCGGTGTTATTCTGCTAAAGCCCTTAAAGCAGGCAATCAAAGACCGCGATAACATTTACGCAGTGATTAGAGGCAGTGCCCAAAATCATGGAGGAAGGGCAAATTCCTTAACTGCCCCTAACTCCGATTCCCAGGCAGAAGTGTTAATGGCTGCTTATCGGGATGCAGGGATTGATCCTGCTTCTGTTACCTATATTGAAGCCCATGGAACCGGAACCGAACTTGGAGATCCGGTGGAAATAGAAGGCTTAAAGAAAGCCTTTAGGGAGTTAGGTAAGAAGTACAAAAAGACCATAAATGGACCCAATTGCGGCCTGGGTTCAGTAAAAACGAATATTGGTCATCTGGAACCGGCAGCCGGAATTGCCGGAATCATAAAAGTCATTCTGGCAATGCGTTACCATACCTTGCCGGCAAGTATTAACTTTCATAAACTTAATCCTTACATTAACTTTGAGAACAGTCCTTTTTATATTGTGTCAGAAACCAAAGAATGGCTTCCGTTAGAAGATCTGCAGGGAAATAGAATACCCCGTCGCGGGGGAGTTAGCTCTTTTGGTTTTGGTGGTGCCAATGCACATGTTGTTTTGGAGGAATATAAGAAGGAAGAACTCCAGAAGGCAGCAGAGGAAGCCCAGATTATAATATTATCTGCCAGAAGCGAAGGCAATTTAAAACAATATGCAACGGATTTATTAAAGGCCGTTAACACTTACGGAAACGATAGCCTTTGCCTTGCAAATATATCATTTACCCTTCAAACAGGCAGGGAGGAAATGAATGAAAGGCTGGCTTTTGTTGCAAATAACCTGGAGGAATTGCGAAACTCCTTGAACCAATATATTAGAGGGGAAAGGTCAAAGGATCTGTTATCCAGCAACACTAAAAAAACACGGGAAAATTATGAACTGTTAGCCAGGGATGAAGATGCTGCTGTAATGGTAGAGCAGTGGATAAGCAAACGAAAGTTAATCCAGCTGGCCAAGCTATGGGTCACAGGTTATGAAATCAACTGGAAACTGCTTCATAATCCCAATACCGTGCAGAGAATCTCCTTGCCTACCTATCCCTTTACAAAGGAAAGCCATTGGCTGCCTATAACTTCCATGAAGACAACGAACAAAGAGTTGGCTGCCTTAATTGACAGAGCCGAGTATCTTAGGAGTTTTGACGGAGAAATAATATTCAGTAAAGAGTTAAAGCTTCAGGAAGCAATTGTTAGAGACCATATCATAAACGGACAGAATATATTTCCAGGAGTCGGATATATGGAAATGGCCTATCAGGCAGCAAGTATTATTTTTAACAGTAGGGATATTGAAATTTGCAAGCTCTTCTGGTTAAGTCCTCTTATATTGAATAAATCCGCTGTGAAGATTGTTATTTCACTAAAAAAGGAAGAGGAGAAATTAATCTTTGAGATCAAAGAAGCTGTTAATGGTTCCAATGCTCTTGTTTATGTCAAAGGTGAGTTACATAAAAAAGCAGAGGAATCAGATAGTGACCAGTTTATTTCTCTGGAAGCCATAAAGCAAAGATGCTCTCAGAGAATAAAGGGAGAGGAGCTTTACAGACATTATGAAAATGACGGAATCAGCTATGGGGCTTATTTTAAGGGTATCAAAGAAGTTTATCTGAATGACCGGGAGGTGCTTGGTATTATTCAGATACCCGATAACAGCGGTCCCGATTTAAAAACCTATACGCTTCATCCTGCCTTATTGGACAGTGCCTTACAAACAATCAGCTGCATTGCAGGGGCAGAAGGAAAGATAAATCTTCCCTTTGCTGTGGAACGATTTGAAATACGGAAGCCTTTAAAACCTGTTATGTATACCTATGTCAGAGCTGCCGGTAATAACAGCTATGAGATTTCCCTGATAAGTGAAACCGGTGAAATTTGTGCCAGGTTCCACAAATATGTGTTAAAGGAAATCCGCAGCAAAGCACCGGATATTTTCTATCAGCCGGTATGGCGAAAATCCTCCGTTTCCAGGGATACACAAAAGAAAATAGGTGATGAGGTTCTCGCAGCTCATGAGACTGCTGTGATAATCTATACCAAAGAGGGTAAGCCTGTTGCGGATAGAATAGCCGAAAAGCACGGGAAAGCGATACGAGTATTATTAGGAGAAAAAAATAACAAGATAGCAGAGGATTACTGGGAAGTAAAGTACGATGCTTCAGAGGCTCTCGGTGAAATAATTAAAAAAATTAATGAAAGAAAGCTTATATACTTTTTGGGTGGAATTCAGCTGAAACCTCTAAAAGCGGATGATCTGGAGGCTGTACGTGAGTCCCAGGAAAAAGGGGTAATCAGCCTCTTTCGGTTAATAAAAGCTCTGGAAAGCAGTAAATACAGCAAACAAACAGTGGACTTAAAAATTCTTACCAATAATATCTACCCCGTTAACAACAGTCCTGTTATTTTACCTGCTGCCTCCAGTATCCACGGTTTTGTCAAATCACTGGCAAAGGAATATACCAAATATAGAATTACAACAATCGATATCGATTTACTTACCAGTAGGGAGACTGATAAAAAGGAAGTTCTTTCGGAGATAAACGCAAATCCAGATAAGCTTACCAGTGAAAACCTTACTGTGAACAGTTTAACGGAAGAAAATCTTGCGACTGTATTATTACCGATATTTTCAGAGGCTTTCAACCCCAATGGTGAAACCGTGGTTTTTCGAGAGGGTGAGCGTTATGAACGTAGAATAGAACCCCTTCAGATACCACTGGTAACACAAAGTGTATTAAAAGAAAAGGGTGTTTACGTTATTCTTGGCGGAGCAGGAGGGATTGGACTTATACTAAGCCGGTATTTGTCAAAAACCGTAAAAGCTAAGCTGTTTCTAATCGGCAGAAGCGTGTTAAGTGAAAACGGGAAAAATACAATCAGAGAAATTGAGTCGCTTGGCGGAACCGTTCATTATTATCAGGCAGATATTACGGATAAAGAGAGCCTGGAGGCAGCAATCAGAGAAGTGAAAGCTGTCTGCGGTAATAGGATTAACGGTGTTTTTCATTCTGCAATGGTATCAGCTGATAAGCTGATTTATAAGATGACAGAAGAAGACTTCAAAACTGCCTTTTCTCCGAAGGTATATGGAAGTGTAGCACTATATTCCGTATTTCAAAAAGAAGCTTTGGATTTTATGGCGTTCTTTTCGTCAACCTCCTCACAAATCGGAATGCCGGGACAAAGCAATTATGTCAGCGGATTGAATTTTAAAGATAATTTCGCCAGCTACATACAAAAGAAGTTACCCTATCCGGTTAAAATATTTAACTGGGGATATTGGGGAATTGGTTCCGGTGAGCAGACAGAATTCAGGGAAAGAATGAAGAAAACCGGCATACAGGCAATTGAACCCATAGAAGGTATGGAAATTGTTGAGCGGGTACTGAGTGCAAATGAGAAGCAAGTCTTTATTTTAAAAGCTGAAAACAAGGTTCTAAAGCAGATGGGAATTACATCGGATAAAGCTCATGCAGGTGCTGCTATCGCATCCCGCCAGGTTTTCCAGTCAGAGATAAGAAACTCTGCCGGTAATGGGGAAGGAACTGAAATCTCACTACAGAATAAGCTGAAAGCAGGGGAGTATCCAGCTGAGGAGGAGCTATTAACTGTAAAGGAGTTCCTTCGTGATTATCTTTCAACAATTATTGCGAATAACCTGAAATGTGAAAAAGAAGGTATAGAAAACCGAACAAGCTTCCAGGAGTATGGCATCGACTCTATCTTAGGTTTTCAAATCTATGGGGATTTAGAAGAAAGTTTCGGAGATATTCCTACCACCTTGTTCCTTGATAACGATAATATTGATGAACTTGTTGTTTTTTTTCTGCAAAATAAAGAGGACAGAGTCCATCAATTGTATTATCAATGCAACAACAGTCAAAGCGACAACAGTCAAAGCAACAGCAGTCAATGCAATAATAGTCAAAGTAATGAAAGGCAAAGCAGTGGCATGCGAAACAATAAATCGCAGGATAATAGTTGGACGAACACTACCCAGGGGAATACAGAATCTGTCAAAAAAGTGAACCAGGAGATTGTAAAAAGTAAACTGAATGATTTTTTACAGGAGACTATTGCCGAAATCCTAAAATGTAATAAGGCAAGTATAGAACCACAGCTTAGTTTTGAAGAATTCGGCATCGATTCAATCTTAGGGTTTCAACTCCTGGCAGCGTTAGAAGCCAGCTTTGAAGATTTACCTGCTACTTTATTCTTAGATAATACGAACGTAGAGGAGCTGGCGGAGTTTCTGCTCCTGAATTATTCTCAGAAAGTCAAATCTATGTTTTGGGAAGATAGCTATGAGTCTGAATCACAAGCATTAACTGGCAGGAGTAAAGTAAGAGAAGCTGAAGTTGGCAGTAGGAAGTCAACGACTGAAACGGAATACATAGATAGTAGAGAGCTGACGGCAGAAACGGATGAAATGTATGGCAGAATGCTGACGGCTGAAACGGATGAAATGTATGGCAGAATACAGACGGCTGAAACAGATGATGTATATAGCAGAGAGTTGACGGCTGAAACAGATGACATATATGGCAGAGAGCTGACGGCTGAAACGGAAGATATGTATGGCAGAGAGCTGACGGTTGAAACAGATGACATAAATAGCAGAGAGTTGACGGCTGAAACGGATGAAATGTATGGCAGAATACAGACGGCTGAAACAGATGATATATATGGCAGAGAGTTGACGGTTGAAACGGATGAAATGTATGGCAGAATACAGACGGCTGAAACAGATGATACATATAGCAGAGAGTTGAAGGCTGAAACAAATGACATATATGGCAGAGAGTTGACGGCAGAAACAGATGACATATATGGCAGAGAGCTGACAGCTGAAACGGATGATATATATGGCGAAAAGCCAAGAACTGAATCGCAGGAAACCATAACAGAAAAGAAACTGACTCAGCCCGTAGGAATAAAGGAACTCCGATTCTCAGATTTAGTCAAAGAAAAATCAAAGGATATCAAACTACCCATTG
- a CDS encoding type I polyketide synthase yields the protein MEQADVTKRIKDILQRVKDNKITPAEGRKNIEEIKTMAGAPTGETLPEAGGVAVIGMSGRFPGASNLEEYWSNLRNGINSVTEVPGERWNIEEYYDPEVEKLDKTNSRWGGFLSDIDKFDPAFFNISGMEAEVMDPQQRLFLEECWKSLEDAGYANDLASGLSCGVYVGAAPRDYLNNISEREIDITAQAFWGNTGSVLASRISYLLNLKGPAMAIDTACSSSLVALHLACQSIILGENTMAIAGGVWICSTPHYYIFTSNAGMLSPEGKCKSFDNAANGIVNGEGVGAVVLKSLAKAVKDGDYIYGVIRSSGINQDGKTNGITAPSSLSQTALELEVYKKGNINPETITYLETHGTGTKLGDPIEIEALKNAFQEYTAKKQFCALGSVKTNIGHSSLAAGIASFLKAVLALKHKEIPPSLNFQKENEHLELENSPFYVNTRLKDWSNEEGPLRAGVSSFGFGGTNAHLVIEEYQETRNTCKNRNTTLKEPCYLAAFSGKTTEELRQRLKEFLAWSKKNQGTYRMGDICYSLGNRRKHFHKRIAFVVKEQSDLEQAINHYLIKGESGSTELLNTGSIQLGNHSRLYEELGRNPSAEDFKEILQSFSAAYQNREELIWSRLYREEEHLKIPLPVYPFARNSYWVQANETKLVKPEIIRLHPLIDENISSFKEQKFRTEISLENLFRKDCLSHGRNHYPYANFLEILRKAGEISGEKPVRIISNIHFAGNDIFNGKEYLLNTKVYPVGEHCQGEIVAVNEEEEFVCAQAQLIFVDRTNMLLANRADTFKLDMDAPDLVEFDLLKNDCPLVVQKEELYTFLSGEFKRNYGADFQIITALSIATEKNSAFAEISMRDHVCFLLPDLELNTFFLESAFQIGLFLIQDRKLSHYYLSGFDSLEIFKRLPKTCFVHMVLSGCEADKEEEVWKFNVSFLNTEGEVAVRISNYNIIGY from the coding sequence ATGGAGCAAGCTGACGTAACAAAGAGGATTAAGGATATTCTGCAAAGGGTAAAGGACAATAAGATAACACCGGCAGAAGGCAGGAAGAATATTGAAGAAATAAAAACTATGGCAGGAGCTCCTACCGGAGAAACTTTACCGGAAGCAGGAGGGGTTGCCGTGATTGGGATGTCAGGACGTTTTCCAGGTGCATCAAATCTGGAGGAGTATTGGAGCAATCTAAGGAACGGCATAAATTCTGTGACGGAAGTGCCAGGGGAAAGATGGAATATTGAGGAATACTATGACCCGGAGGTTGAGAAATTAGACAAAACCAATTCCCGCTGGGGAGGATTCTTAAGTGACATTGATAAGTTCGATCCGGCCTTTTTTAATATCTCCGGTATGGAGGCAGAGGTAATGGATCCCCAGCAGAGATTATTTCTGGAAGAGTGCTGGAAGTCCCTGGAGGATGCAGGTTATGCCAATGATCTGGCCTCCGGTCTTTCCTGTGGGGTGTATGTGGGGGCAGCACCAAGAGATTATCTCAATAACATTAGCGAACGGGAGATTGATATTACTGCCCAGGCCTTCTGGGGAAACACCGGCTCTGTATTGGCTTCCAGAATATCTTACCTGTTGAATTTAAAGGGACCGGCAATGGCCATAGATACTGCCTGCTCCTCCTCACTGGTTGCACTGCATCTGGCCTGCCAAAGTATAATCCTTGGGGAAAACACAATGGCAATAGCAGGAGGAGTGTGGATCTGCAGCACCCCCCACTATTATATCTTTACAAGCAATGCAGGAATGCTGTCTCCCGAAGGCAAGTGCAAGTCCTTTGATAATGCTGCCAATGGAATTGTTAACGGAGAAGGTGTCGGAGCAGTAGTTTTAAAAAGCTTAGCGAAGGCAGTAAAAGATGGGGATTATATTTATGGTGTAATCAGAAGCTCCGGTATTAACCAGGATGGCAAAACCAATGGAATTACAGCTCCCAGTTCTCTGTCCCAAACAGCCCTGGAGCTGGAGGTATATAAGAAAGGAAATATTAACCCGGAGACGATAACCTATTTGGAGACCCATGGAACAGGTACAAAGCTAGGCGATCCCATCGAAATTGAGGCCTTGAAAAACGCTTTCCAGGAATACACGGCGAAGAAGCAGTTTTGTGCTCTGGGATCGGTAAAGACTAACATTGGACATTCCTCCTTAGCAGCAGGAATTGCAAGCTTTCTAAAAGCGGTACTGGCACTAAAACATAAAGAAATACCGCCTTCTCTTAATTTTCAAAAGGAAAATGAACATTTGGAACTGGAGAACAGTCCCTTTTATGTGAATACCAGGCTAAAGGACTGGAGTAATGAGGAAGGACCCTTGAGGGCGGGAGTCAGTTCCTTTGGATTTGGGGGTACCAATGCACACCTGGTAATAGAGGAATACCAGGAAACCCGGAATACATGTAAGAACAGGAATACGACTCTGAAAGAACCCTGCTATCTGGCGGCCTTTTCCGGAAAAACTACGGAGGAGCTAAGGCAGCGGCTGAAGGAATTTTTGGCATGGTCAAAGAAAAATCAAGGAACTTACCGTATGGGGGATATATGTTATTCCCTGGGAAACCGTCGTAAACATTTTCATAAACGAATAGCCTTTGTGGTAAAGGAACAGTCAGATTTAGAGCAGGCAATCAATCATTACCTTATAAAAGGTGAATCAGGCAGTACGGAGCTTTTGAATACAGGCAGCATACAACTTGGAAACCATAGCAGGTTGTATGAGGAGTTGGGCAGAAACCCTTCAGCCGAAGACTTTAAGGAAATTCTCCAAAGTTTTTCTGCTGCTTATCAAAACCGGGAAGAACTGATCTGGAGCAGACTGTACCGAGAAGAGGAGCATCTTAAGATACCGCTTCCGGTTTATCCTTTTGCAAGGAATAGCTATTGGGTACAGGCAAATGAAACGAAGCTTGTGAAGCCGGAAATAATTAGATTGCATCCCTTAATTGATGAGAATATATCAAGCTTTAAGGAGCAGAAATTCCGTACAGAGATAAGCTTAGAGAATCTGTTTAGGAAAGACTGTCTGTCTCACGGCAGAAACCATTATCCTTATGCAAACTTCCTTGAGATACTGCGAAAAGCCGGTGAGATTTCCGGAGAAAAGCCGGTCAGAATTATTTCGAATATACATTTTGCGGGAAATGATATATTTAATGGAAAGGAATATTTGCTAAACACTAAAGTTTATCCCGTGGGTGAACACTGCCAGGGAGAAATTGTAGCAGTTAATGAGGAAGAAGAGTTTGTCTGTGCCCAGGCACAGCTGATTTTCGTTGATCGTACCAATATGTTATTGGCGAATAGAGCGGATACGTTCAAGCTTGATATGGATGCGCCTGACCTGGTTGAATTTGACTTACTGAAAAATGATTGTCCCCTGGTAGTACAAAAAGAAGAATTATATACGTTTTTATCCGGTGAGTTCAAACGAAACTATGGAGCTGATTTTCAGATAATCACCGCTTTATCCATAGCGACCGAAAAGAATTCAGCCTTCGCAGAAATATCTATGAGAGATCATGTATGCTTCTTGCTGCCGGACTTGGAATTAAATACATTCTTTCTGGAGTCGGCTTTTCAAATCGGCCTTTTTTTAATACAGGATCGAAAATTAAGTCATTATTATCTCAGCGGCTTTGACAGCCTTGAAATATTTAAAAGACTTCCTAAGACTTGTTTTGTTCATATGGTTTTATCCGGGTGTGAAGCCGACAAAGAGGAAGAAGTATGGAAATTTAACGTAAGCTTTCTCAATACAGAAGGTGAGGTTGCTGTGAGAATATCCAATTACAATATCATAGGATACTAA